The following proteins come from a genomic window of Nitrospira sp.:
- a CDS encoding Glycyl-tRNA synthetase alpha chain — MTFQELILALHRFWADQGCVVHQPYDMEMGAGTFHPATFLRSLGPEPWRAAYVQPCRRPTDGRYGENPNRLQHYYQYQVVLKPSPDNIQELYLESLARLGINPKEHDIRFIQDDWESPTLGAWGLGWEVRLDGMEITQFTYFQEIGGIELAPITGEITYGTERIAMYLQGVDNVFDLAWTDSVTYRDIHHETEVQGSRYNFEEADVTMLMQAFQANEAECKRLLAQTDRRLTLPAYDYCIKSSHVFNLLDARGAISVAERTGYIARVRALARQCAERYIDERAAMGHPLLNRENRAVKSVRPRSKVGAGRA, encoded by the coding sequence GTGACGTTCCAAGAACTTATTCTTGCCCTCCATCGATTCTGGGCCGATCAAGGCTGCGTCGTTCATCAACCCTATGATATGGAGATGGGGGCCGGGACGTTCCATCCAGCCACATTTCTGCGATCACTCGGACCGGAACCTTGGCGGGCTGCCTATGTGCAGCCATGCCGCCGTCCGACGGATGGCCGCTATGGTGAAAACCCTAATCGTCTTCAACACTATTACCAATACCAAGTGGTACTGAAGCCTTCTCCAGACAATATTCAAGAACTCTATCTAGAGAGTCTGGCCCGGCTGGGTATCAATCCCAAGGAGCACGACATTCGCTTCATCCAAGACGATTGGGAGTCGCCGACGCTGGGTGCGTGGGGACTTGGGTGGGAAGTGAGGCTGGATGGGATGGAGATCACCCAGTTTACGTACTTTCAGGAAATCGGCGGGATTGAATTGGCTCCGATCACCGGCGAAATCACTTATGGCACGGAGCGCATTGCCATGTACCTCCAAGGAGTAGACAACGTCTTTGATCTCGCTTGGACCGACAGCGTGACGTATCGGGACATACATCACGAGACGGAGGTGCAAGGATCGCGCTACAATTTCGAGGAAGCGGATGTCACGATGCTCATGCAAGCCTTCCAGGCGAATGAAGCGGAGTGCAAGCGATTGCTGGCACAGACCGACCGGCGTCTGACGCTGCCGGCGTATGACTACTGCATCAAATCATCCCATGTGTTCAATCTTCTCGATGCCCGCGGAGCGATCAGTGTCGCCGAACGGACGGGTTACATCGCGCGGGTGCGGGCACTGGCCAGGCAGTGCGCCGAGCGTTATATCGACGAGAGGGCTGCAATGGGCCATCCGCTGTTGAATCGCGAGAATAGAGCCGTGAAGTCGGTCAGACCCCGATCGAAGGTCGGAGCGGGCCGAGCGTAA